ATTCCATGCTGGAACAAGAGCTGAAAGGGCTGGAAGGGTCTGCGTTCGCAACGCCAGTCATTTTCTTGGCCGTTGCAGGCAGCATCCTGTATATTATGCTCAGGCGTATGGTGGAACAACAGAGGGGCCAGCTTGGCGTGCTCAAGGCTTTTGGTTTTACTGACCGGGAAATTATCAGGCATTACCTTGGATATGCCTTTTTAGTCGGGAGCGTGGGCGGGCTTGCAGGCGGTATGGCCGGTTCGGCTTTATCATTTTACCTGGCCCGCATATATCAAATGTATTATAACATTCCTGGGTTAACCGGCCGATTTTCATGGGTTTACCTTATTGCCGGCGCCTTTCTTTCGCTGTTAATCAGTTTGTTTGCGGGTTACCGGGGTTGCAGAAGGGTTATAACCCTGACACCGGCAGAGGCCATGCGGCCCCCGGCGCCTATTGTGGGAAAAAAGACGCCGGTGGAAAAAGTCACCTTTTTCTGGGAACTGTTGAATATCCAGGCCAGAATGGCTGTCAGGAATGTCTTCCGTAACAAGCAGCGGGCTTTATTTGTCGTACTGGGTGTGGCCGGCGCTTTCAGCATGATGGTTGCTTCCGGGGCATCCTTCGATGCTACCTACTACCTGGTTAAATTCCAGTTTGAACGGGTCGAAAAATATGATTTAAAAGTGATATTAGACCGTTACGTGGTTAAAGAGCATGGTGTGCGGGACAGCGAATACCTGGATGGGGTTATCAGGGCGGAGCCTTTGTTGGAAGTGCCGGTTACCGTGAACCATAAATGGCTGGAAAAAGATATCATCATTACCGGGCTTCCGGCCAACACCAGGCTTTTTTCTCTGTTGAGTAAAGATGGCCGGAGAGTGGACCTGCCGCGTAACGGTATGGTGGTTTCAAACCAGTTAGCCAGGGTTTTAAGTATTAAAGAAGGCGATTTGGTAACAGTCAAATCCTTTCTGGGGGATAAAAAAGAAAAGCAGGTCGTGGTACGACAGGTTATTCCCCAATACGTCGGTTTGGGAGCCTATATGGAAATAGGGGCTTTGGGCGACCTCATGGATATGCCTTCGGCTGCTTCTTCCATACTGCTTTCAGTAGAACGGGATAAGATGGCCGAGGTCCGAAAGAATTTACAGGAGGGCCGCAATGTGGCCGCAATCCATGACAAGACTAAAATGAAAGAACAGTTTGAGGAATTAATGGCCTCCTCAAAGGCCAGCCAGTTCATTCTTCTTTTCTTTGCTTTTCTGACAGGTTTTGCCATAATTTATAACGTAAACCTTATTTCTCTGTCGGAGCGGGAAAGGGAATTGGCCACTTTAATGGTACTGGGCATGACTGAGCGGGAAGTGGGGCGGATTTTACTGTGCGAGCAGGTTTTCCTGGGTTCACTGGCGATAATTTGTGGCATACCGCTCAGCTATGGCATGCTTTATGCCATTGTTAATGCTGCCGGCAGTGAGATTTACAATATGCCTTTGATAATTGCTCCCAAAACATTTTTCATCAGCCTGCTGGGAACCTTGTTATTCCTGGTTGTCGCCCAGTGGCGGATGAAAGGAAAGATAGGCAGGTTGTCCATGTTAGGTGTACTCAAAGAGCGTGAATAAAAGGGGGATGGAATTATGTCCAAATGGCCGGAGGTTTTCCAGACAGGGCTGAAAGACAACAAAAAGCGGAAAAAATGGATTTACGCCGGCGTAGGGTTGCTGGTTATATTAGGCCTGATAAGCTCAGTGGCTTTTCAAGCGGTGGATGTTGACACATACACCGTGCAGAGAACCGATGTAGTGTCTACCGTATGGGAAACGGGTAAAGTTGTAAGTGACTCTACTGAAGACATTTACAGTGAAATTCAGGGGAGGGTAAAGGCCGTTTATGTGGATACCGGCGACAGTGTAGAAAAAGGCAAATTATTGGCCGTTATCGACGTTAGCGAACTGGACACCCAGATAGCCCGCCTGGAAGGGGAATTAAAATCCGTGGAGGGTCAGGAGCAAACGGCTTTATCCCAGGTGGACATTAACCAAATAAAACAACAGGAACTGGCGGTGGAACAGGCCCGGGTAGCCTTGGGGCTGGCCAAAGCAAATTATGAAAGGATCAAAGAACTTTATGCCCAGGGAGCGGCGACCAGAGTGGAGCTGGACCGAAGCGAGGCTGACCTGGCAACCAGACAAAAAGCTGTATCCCAGGCTGAAGCTGCCCTGGCTTCCTTAAAGAAGCAGAATAAAAGCAGCCAATTGCAGTATGAGGGCCAAAGAGAGAGCCTGCAAGCTGAACTGCGGCACCTGCAGGGACAAAAAGCCAAATCCCGGGTAACCGCCGACCGGGATGGCATTGTATTTACCAGGAAGGTAAAAGAGGGGGATATAGTTTCTCCGGGCAGTTTATTGTTTACCGTGGGCAGTAGGGAGAAGACGAAAATTGAGGTATATGTTAACAATAAAGACATGATGCGGGTGAACACGGGCGATGAAGTGAAGGTTATCTTTAGAGTCCCGGGCGAGGATGTGGAGGTTAAAGGGGTGATTGACCGGATTGCTCCTGCCGCTGAAGAGATAATTTCTTCCCTGGGCATTCCCGAAGATAAAATCAAAGTAACAGTTAATTTAAAGGAAAAGCCTGCGGGAATCAAGGTAATACCGGGTGCTACCGTGGATGTGGTGGTTACCACCCAAAAGGCGCCTGATGTACCGGCGGTGCCTAAAGAAGCCCTTTTTTCCGACAAGGGCGAAGATTATGTCTGGGTAAACAGGCAGGGTAAAGCAGCTATTGTCAAGGTGCAGACCGGTGTGGAAGGAGACGACCTGGTAGAAATTAAAAGCGGCCTTAAAGAAGGCGACCGGGTGCTGTTGAACCCACATCTGCCGGAACTGAAAGAGGGTATCAGGATAAAATAATTATTATGTTGTTGCCAAATGTTTTCTGATGAATATTTTTTGTCTCAAATAAATATTTTACCTCCGAGTTGATAATTGATTGTTCTTTATCAGATACTCGTTTTTCCCTGTATTGAAATTCCATATTTCCAGCAGTCTTCTTTTGTCAAAGAGATTGCCGCGGGTAACCAGGGAAAGTTTGTCATAGTATTCAGCCAGTTCCCGATCTTTTATTTGATTTTTGCCGGACCGTAGGGTTGCCAGGTAGCCCGATGGGATATTGCGCTCAAAATGCCCGATACGCCAGGGCTTTTTAGCCGGCAGCCGGGCCAGCAGGGGATCTGATAAAGCCATTTCGTCAACGATATATACTGCGGGACCGGCGAAATAACCGTAGTAGCCTATGGCTTTTCGAACTACCACCGAAGGGCCTTTTTTTTTGGCCTCCAAGCCTGCTGTTGTCCAGACGTGGTTTGGCATAATCTGGCCTTTTCTGGCTTTCAGTAAACCTGAAGCCTGATAGTAAAAAGCGCGTTCGTCAGCAATACCGTCGGCATAAATAGCTTGCCTTTGCAAACCGTAATCGGCATTTGAAAGGATGGGGGGGAATGGGCCAATTAGGCTGACGGTTATAATAAATAAACCTGTCATCCATGCCTGCTTTTTCCCGAATATGCCCAGGTTATGGTACTGGCATAATAGCGCTACGCCGGAAAAGAGCACAACTGTAAAAAACCGGCCGCTCATGAAATCGCCACCGATTTTAATAATATAAAGCAGGTACAAGGCTATACCTCCGGCGACGGCCAGCTTATCTCTTTCCCTTTTCAACAGTGCGGCGACCAACGAAGCAATTATAGTTACCAAAGTTAAAGGATCTAGGCCAAGAGAGTTTTTAAAGTAGCGGATTCCCTGAACCGCCAGGGCCGCGTTGCTAATGCCTGTATGTAGTTTGGCGTAGGCAGTATTAGGGAATGGAAAACCGTAATAGAAGAGGGAAAACAGTTCCCAAACCACAATGGGAGTAAAACCGATGGCGGCCCAATACAGTCCTGATTTTTTACGGAATCTGAGCATTGCATACAATAGGCAGGGAAAATAAATAAGTACAGTATCAATCCTGTTGAGCATGCCCAATGAAGCTATAAGCGACAAAAGGAACAGTTTCTTTTGGTTTGGTTCGCCTTTGAAATATACAAGGAAAAACAATGCTAAAATCAAATGATTCAAGGGGTTTTCCAATCCTGATGTGGAATAATCGATAAAGGCTTTGGAACCGGTCAATACCAGGATGCCCAAAATTGCTACTGTTCTGGAATTAGCTATTTTCAAGGCAAGTATCAGCACAGCGGCCAGGGACAGAAAGAGGGACAAAAAAATGCTCGTATAAAAAGCCTCATGGGTAAAAAAATACAGAGCGGATACCATGAACATCCACAGGGGGTGGGTATAAGCCTGCACTCTCTCGCCTACATTCCAGGTTAACCCGTACCCGTTGACAAAGTTGTTTACTGTCCGGAAGGTAATGTATGCGTCGTCGGAAACCCAGGCGTTTCTTAAAACAACTATGGCAAAAATCAATATTGCCAAAAACAGAAAAAGCGCCGCCACCTTGTTCTTTTGCATGGTTGTTAATTCGCGGGTCAATTTTTTCATCCTCTCCAGCGTATTTGAGCCCCATTTATGCCTATATGCAAAAGGTGTAGTTCTATTGTTCCACAGGTGACTGAGAGATTGTTTACTATGGTGATTATAGCAGACTTGGTATCTTTAAGCAATTTCCACAGTAGCGAAAATCTTTTACGGAACACCGGTGCCCAGGTCTTTGCGTTTATGTCTGGGGCAACCGTTTGTTTCAGAAGGGGCTAAACAAGCAATGCTACAAATTTTTGCGCTGCCACCGACAGGGGAATGTTGTTATTTGTTAAAACACCCAGCTTCCTGGCAGGTATCTTTTCCCGCAGGTTCAACATAAAAACTTCGCTGCCGGAGAGTTCTTTTTCGATGTATTCTTTTACCACCAGAGAGATGCCCAGGCCTATTTTGGCCATTTCCACCAGCAGGTCCACACTGCCCAGTTCCACTTCGGGGATTATCTTTACGCCTTTACTTTCCAGGAACGTATCAATAAAGTTTCTTGTTGTGGTGTTTTTTTCCAGCATCAGCACAGGATATTGTGCCAGTTCTTGCAAGGAGATTTTCTTCCTCTTCAGGTGGGCGAAGTTTTGCCCGGCTATAAACACATCGTGTATGGTTTTCACCTTATCTACCCGCATCGTTTTCTCCACTGTTCCAGGCATGTTCACCACTGCCACGTCTACACTGCCTTTTTTCAGTAGTTCAATACACCTGGGCGATGTCCTGTTGGTCACTTTGATGCGAATGTTGGGGTAAAGGCGGTTAAACTTCTTGAGATAGGGAAGAAGGTAGTATTTACAGATGGTATCACTTGCCCCTATCCTGACTTCTCCCTGTTGCAGGGAGTGGATTTCCTCAATGCTTCTTTCACCGGCCCTGATCAGGTTATAAGCCTGTTCAATATGCCTGAACAGGGTCTCCCCTTCCTGAGTAAGTTTGACCTGCTTGGTATTCCTGATGAACAGCCGGCAGTTCATTTTTTCCTCCAGCAGTTTGACGGACTGGCTTACGGCGGACTGGGAGATGTGCAGCTCCTGTGAAGCCCCGGAGAAGCTGAGATTTTTGGCTACGTAGTAAAAAACTTTGTATAATTCGAAGTTGATGTCCATATAAGAGCTCCTAATAAAATATATTAGTAATATTAACTACACTTATTAATTTTAGTATGGTAGAATAAAGCTGTAAAGTAGTAAATTTCATGGGGGTAAAATTACTGTGACAGTGCGGAGAATTTTTGTCGAAAAGAAACCCGGTTATGATGTGGAAGCGCAAAACCTGTACCGGGACCTTAAGGAGAACCTGGATATTGCGGGTCTGGAGCGCCTGCGGATTGTCAACCGTTATGATATCGAGGGGATTTCCGATGAAGAATACCGGAACGCCAGAACCACCGTTTTTTCAGAACCGACCGTCGACTACGTTTATGACGAGGCGCTGCCTGTCGATGACGGCGACATAGTGTTTGCCGTGGAATACCTGCCGGGCCAATATGACCAGCGGGCAGATTCGGCGGCTCAATGCGTGCAGATTCTCACCCAGAAGGAAAGGCCGGTTATCCGGTCGGCCCGGGTAATTGTGCTGAAAGGCAGCATTTCCGATGATGAAATAGCCAGGATAAAAAGTTACTGCATTAATCCTGTTGATTCCCGGGAAGCATCTCTGGACAAGCCTTTAACCCTGGGTATGGAATGTATTGTTCCCCCTGATGTGGCGGTGGTGGCAGGTTTTATTTCCCTGCCTGACGGAGAGCTGCAGCGCCTGATGGATGAAATGGGCCTGGCCATGAGTTTTGCCGATCTCAAGTTTCTGCAGGAGTATTTTAGGGACACTGAAAAAAGGGATCCTACCGTTACGGAACTGAGGGTAATAGATACCTACTGGTCCGACCACTGCCGGCATACCACCTTTTTGACTGAAATAGAGGAAGTGGCCATAGAAGAGGGGACTTTTACCCAACCCGTAAAGAAGGCTTATGAGGAGTACCTGCAGTCCCGCAGGTTTGTTTATGAAGATAAAGGGAAGGATATTTGCCTTATGGATATCGCCACCATGGGCATGAAAGAACTGCGCAAGAGGGGGCTTTTGCAGGACCTGGATGAATCAGATGAAATAAATGCCTGCAGTATTGTGGTAAATGTGGACGTGGACGGCCGGGAGGAAGAATGGCTGGTTATGTTCAAAAACGAAACCCATAACCACCCCACGGAAATAGAGCCTTTTGGTGGCGCGGCCACTTGCCTGGGCGGAGCCATCAGGGACCCGCTCTCGGGGCGTTCCTATGTCTATCAGGCCATGCGGGTTACCGGCAGCGGTGACCCCCGGACCAGGATAGAAGACACCCTGCCCGGCAAGCTGCCCCAGCGGAAGATAACCACCGAGGCGGCTCATGGCTACAGTTCTTACGGCAACCAGATCGGATTGGCCACGGGCCAGGTGGCTGAGTTGTATGATGAGGGATTTGTGGCCAAGCGAATGGAAATTGGCGCCGTCATAGGCGCTGTGCCCAGGAAAAATGTGGTCAGGAAACAACCGGCAGCGGGAGATGTGGTTATCCTGGTGGGCGGCCGCACAGGCCGGGACGGTTGCGGTGGGGCTACAGGCTCTTCCAAGGAGCACACTGAAGAGTCTATTCTGACCTGCGGCGCCGAGGTCCAGAAGGGTAACCCCCCCGAGGAACGCAAAATCCAGCGGCTGTTCAGAAACCCCGAAGTCAGCGTAATGATAAAGAAGTGCAATGATTTTGGCGCCGGCGGGGTATCGGTGGCTATCGGAGAACTGGCTGACGGGCTGGATATAAACCTTGATGCAGTACCCAAGAAGTATGAGGGGCTGGACGGTACGGAGCTGGCCATTTCCGAATCCCAGGAGCGCATGGCTGTTGTGGTGGACCGGGAAAATGTGCAGCGCTTTATCCAATTAGCCCGGGAAGAAAACCTGGAAGCCACTGCGGTGGCGGAAGTAACCTCCACCGGCAGGCTGCGCATGAGCTGGCGGGGGCAATACATTGTTGACATCAGCCGGGCTTTCCTCAACACAAACGGGGTAAAACAGAAGACCAGGGTAGCGGTGAAGGCGCCGGCAGAGGATGAGAGCTATTTTGCCAGGCTCAACCCCGGTGTGGAAAAAGAGTTGGGGGATTTAAAGGCTGCCTGGCTGGCCAACTTGAGGGATTTAAACGTCTGCAGTCAAAAGGGTTTGGTAGAAAGATTTGACAGTACCATCGGCGCCGGCACCGTGCTCATACCCTTTGGCGGGAAATACCAGGCCACCCCGGCGGAAGGTATGGTGGCCAAAATCCCTGTTCTGGCGGGGGATACCACGACGGGAACGGTGATGACCTTCGGATATAACCCCCAATTAGCCAAGTGGAGTCCTTTCCACGGCGCTTTGTATGCTGTTCTGGAAGCTGTGGCAAAAGTGGTTGCTATAGGCGGAGATTATAAAAAAATCAGGCTTACTCTCCAGGAATACTTTGAAAAACTGGGGAAAGACGCAGCCCGGTGGGGCAAGCCTTTCAGCGCTTTGCTGGGGGCCTTCTATGCCCAGAAAAGATTTGGCATTCCGGCCATTGGCGGCAAGGACAGCATGTCAGGTACCTTCAAAGACCTGCATGTTCCTCCTACCTTGGTAGCTTTTGCCGCCGGTGTTGTGAAAGTGGATAAAGTGGTTTCGCCGGAATTCAAAAAAGCTGGCAGTAAAGTTGTTTTGGTTCCGGCTGCCCGGGATGCCAAGGAGATGCCTGATTTCGACCGGTTGGCTGCAAACTTCTCCAAGGTATATGAACTGATCCAGTCAGGCAAGGTTTTGGCAGCGCACTCGGTAAGAATGGGCGGGTTGGCTGCTGCTGTGAGCAAGATGGCCTTTGGCAACCGGATAGGCATGGTCTTTACCGCCAAAATGGAACCGGCTGACCTTTTTGCGCCCGATTACGGTTCCATAGTCCTGGAGCTGGACGAAAAGATAAATCTGGAAGAGGTTTTCGGTTCTGTGCATTACAAGGTGTTGGGGTATACCAGCGAAAAGGCTGTTTTACAGGTAAACGGTGTAGAAATAGGCTTGGCAGAGGCTGTTGCTGAGTGGGAGAAACCCCTGGAAAAAATCTTTCCTACCAGGACAGACGCCATATCTGAAAAGCCAAAAACAGCGTGGTTTACCGGGAGAAACACCGGCAAGCCGGCTATACCGGTGGCCAGGCCACGGATATTTATCCCGGTATTTCCCGGCACCAACTGTGAATATGACAGCGCCAGGGCCTTTGAAAAGGCCGGCGGCATAGTGGAAACCCTGGTTATCAGGAACCTTACCCCCGTGGAAATAGAGCAATCAATTGAGGCCATGGTCAAGGCCATTGATAATTCGCAGATAATTATGATACCCGGCGGCTTTAGCGCCGGTGATGAGCCTGACGGTTCCGGCAAGTTCATCGCTGCTATATTCAGAAACTCCAGGGTTAAAGAGGCAGTCATGAAATTGTTAAAACAAAGAGACGGCCTGATGCTGGGCATCTGCAACGGTTTTCAGGCTCTGATTAAGCTTGGTTTGGTGCCCTACGGTGAAATCAGAGATATTTCGCAAGACTGCCCTACCCTCACCTTTAATACCATCGGGCGCCATGTTTCCTGCCTAGTGCGGACCAAGGTAACGTCTACCCTGTCTCCGTGGTTTAACAATGTAAATGTGGGCGATGTCCATACTGTAGCTGTTTCTCACGGCGAAGGGCGTTTTGTGGGCAGGGAGGAAGAGATAGAACAGTTGATGAGAAACGGGCAAGTGGCTACTCAATATGTGGACCTCGAGGGGAAACCAACTTACGACATTGCCTTTAACCCCAACGGATCCATGCATGCCATTGAAGGTATTACCAGCCCTGACGGCCGGGTGCTGGGCAAAATGGGACATTCAGAGAGAATTAGCTCCAATGTCTATAAGAATGTACCCGGAGAAAAAGACCAAAAGCTGTTTGAGGCCGGGGTAAGGTATTTTGCTTAAAACTCTAATCTTGACACAAACATGCTCTCTTGTTAAGATAAATTTGTAAAATTAAATCTCGTTTTTCGGTAAGCTGCACCGTTATACGAGGGAAAGTGTGCCTAGGGTTCCGCTGTAGTTAGTGGCCAATGACCGGTTGCTGGTACAAGTGGTCATTTGGTTCTAACTTATAGGACTGGTCCGAGTGGTACAGGTGTTTTTTAACACTACACCGACGGGATAAAAGCCCAGACGGGTAGGTTTCACTCGATTGAGTAGATCTACCGGTCTGGGCTATTTTAATATTTCATACTTTTGTTTATTTTGGTAAACTTTTTTGTTTTTTGTTCTAATTTCACAGTTAAGTGGGAGAATATTACCGGCAACCTTAGCATTGTAGAAATTGCTTAAGCAGTACAATTATAAAATCAATATTCAATGTTTTAATGGTTACCAAAGCTAACGCACTTTAAACTTAAGGAGGTATTCTGCTATGCTGG
This genomic stretch from Thermincola ferriacetica harbors:
- a CDS encoding efflux RND transporter periplasmic adaptor subunit codes for the protein MSKWPEVFQTGLKDNKKRKKWIYAGVGLLVILGLISSVAFQAVDVDTYTVQRTDVVSTVWETGKVVSDSTEDIYSEIQGRVKAVYVDTGDSVEKGKLLAVIDVSELDTQIARLEGELKSVEGQEQTALSQVDINQIKQQELAVEQARVALGLAKANYERIKELYAQGAATRVELDRSEADLATRQKAVSQAEAALASLKKQNKSSQLQYEGQRESLQAELRHLQGQKAKSRVTADRDGIVFTRKVKEGDIVSPGSLLFTVGSREKTKIEVYVNNKDMMRVNTGDEVKVIFRVPGEDVEVKGVIDRIAPAAEEIISSLGIPEDKIKVTVNLKEKPAGIKVIPGATVDVVVTTQKAPDVPAVPKEALFSDKGEDYVWVNRQGKAAIVKVQTGVEGDDLVEIKSGLKEGDRVLLNPHLPELKEGIRIK
- a CDS encoding LysR family transcriptional regulator; amino-acid sequence: MDINFELYKVFYYVAKNLSFSGASQELHISQSAVSQSVKLLEEKMNCRLFIRNTKQVKLTQEGETLFRHIEQAYNLIRAGERSIEEIHSLQQGEVRIGASDTICKYYLLPYLKKFNRLYPNIRIKVTNRTSPRCIELLKKGSVDVAVVNMPGTVEKTMRVDKVKTIHDVFIAGQNFAHLKRKKISLQELAQYPVLMLEKNTTTRNFIDTFLESKGVKIIPEVELGSVDLLVEMAKIGLGISLVVKEYIEKELSGSEVFMLNLREKIPARKLGVLTNNNIPLSVAAQKFVALLV
- a CDS encoding ABC transporter permease gives rise to the protein MLKRKLWRDIRGNWGAYLAVISVLVIGLMLYVSLSLTLESLRISKDNYYRDYRFADGFAQIARGPESIVDELEDIKGIDRAIGRIVQNVLVHKTSGEETTTLRLVSFTPGQPLNNFKLESGRLPAGESRELLVTPAFLAGNNYRIGDEIPLIIKGREVKFTITGTANSPEYVYEIPDGLTLTPNPKTFGVAFVPYRVLASLLGMSGQVNDVTFTLDSGTDFSSVKTQVTRMLAPYGMTRLIPRKDQLSNSMLEQELKGLEGSAFATPVIFLAVAGSILYIMLRRMVEQQRGQLGVLKAFGFTDREIIRHYLGYAFLVGSVGGLAGGMAGSALSFYLARIYQMYYNIPGLTGRFSWVYLIAGAFLSLLISLFAGYRGCRRVITLTPAEAMRPPAPIVGKKTPVEKVTFFWELLNIQARMAVRNVFRNKQRALFVVLGVAGAFSMMVASGASFDATYYLVKFQFERVEKYDLKVILDRYVVKEHGVRDSEYLDGVIRAEPLLEVPVTVNHKWLEKDIIITGLPANTRLFSLLSKDGRRVDLPRNGMVVSNQLARVLSIKEGDLVTVKSFLGDKKEKQVVVRQVIPQYVGLGAYMEIGALGDLMDMPSAASSILLSVERDKMAEVRKNLQEGRNVAAIHDKTKMKEQFEELMASSKASQFILLFFAFLTGFAIIYNVNLISLSERERELATLMVLGMTEREVGRILLCEQVFLGSLAIICGIPLSYGMLYAIVNAAGSEIYNMPLIIAPKTFFISLLGTLLFLVVAQWRMKGKIGRLSMLGVLKERE
- a CDS encoding phosphoribosylformylglycinamidine synthase, which encodes MTVRRIFVEKKPGYDVEAQNLYRDLKENLDIAGLERLRIVNRYDIEGISDEEYRNARTTVFSEPTVDYVYDEALPVDDGDIVFAVEYLPGQYDQRADSAAQCVQILTQKERPVIRSARVIVLKGSISDDEIARIKSYCINPVDSREASLDKPLTLGMECIVPPDVAVVAGFISLPDGELQRLMDEMGLAMSFADLKFLQEYFRDTEKRDPTVTELRVIDTYWSDHCRHTTFLTEIEEVAIEEGTFTQPVKKAYEEYLQSRRFVYEDKGKDICLMDIATMGMKELRKRGLLQDLDESDEINACSIVVNVDVDGREEEWLVMFKNETHNHPTEIEPFGGAATCLGGAIRDPLSGRSYVYQAMRVTGSGDPRTRIEDTLPGKLPQRKITTEAAHGYSSYGNQIGLATGQVAELYDEGFVAKRMEIGAVIGAVPRKNVVRKQPAAGDVVILVGGRTGRDGCGGATGSSKEHTEESILTCGAEVQKGNPPEERKIQRLFRNPEVSVMIKKCNDFGAGGVSVAIGELADGLDINLDAVPKKYEGLDGTELAISESQERMAVVVDRENVQRFIQLAREENLEATAVAEVTSTGRLRMSWRGQYIVDISRAFLNTNGVKQKTRVAVKAPAEDESYFARLNPGVEKELGDLKAAWLANLRDLNVCSQKGLVERFDSTIGAGTVLIPFGGKYQATPAEGMVAKIPVLAGDTTTGTVMTFGYNPQLAKWSPFHGALYAVLEAVAKVVAIGGDYKKIRLTLQEYFEKLGKDAARWGKPFSALLGAFYAQKRFGIPAIGGKDSMSGTFKDLHVPPTLVAFAAGVVKVDKVVSPEFKKAGSKVVLVPAARDAKEMPDFDRLAANFSKVYELIQSGKVLAAHSVRMGGLAAAVSKMAFGNRIGMVFTAKMEPADLFAPDYGSIVLELDEKINLEEVFGSVHYKVLGYTSEKAVLQVNGVEIGLAEAVAEWEKPLEKIFPTRTDAISEKPKTAWFTGRNTGKPAIPVARPRIFIPVFPGTNCEYDSARAFEKAGGIVETLVIRNLTPVEIEQSIEAMVKAIDNSQIIMIPGGFSAGDEPDGSGKFIAAIFRNSRVKEAVMKLLKQRDGLMLGICNGFQALIKLGLVPYGEIRDISQDCPTLTFNTIGRHVSCLVRTKVTSTLSPWFNNVNVGDVHTVAVSHGEGRFVGREEEIEQLMRNGQVATQYVDLEGKPTYDIAFNPNGSMHAIEGITSPDGRVLGKMGHSERISSNVYKNVPGEKDQKLFEAGVRYFA